Proteins co-encoded in one Brachyspira sp. SAP_772 genomic window:
- a CDS encoding beta-1,6-N-acetylglucosaminyltransferase, which translates to KKFKTYHGGVSLVIATLFLIEEAYKNNYDRYIFISGQDVPLKTNKEIINFFDTNKNKEYISYESINNSXAMYKEMSFRLNSYNFGKLYRLIFHRNIRELLSNFPLIKRTTPKNIYYGSQWWNLTNNAIKYILXYTKQNPNFLKRFNYTWGSDEFYFQSILLNSKFKNNCINDNLRYLIWNGGTPFNLQMKDYENIKNNINNNIFARKFDEDIDNTIIDKLYEDLNE; encoded by the coding sequence AAAAAATTTAAAACTTATCATGGCGGTGTAAGTTTAGTTATAGCTACCCTATTTTTAATAGAAGAAGCTTATAAAAACAACTATGATAGATATATATTTATTAGCGGTCAAGATGTGCCTCTAAAAACAAATAAAGAGATTATTAACTTCTTTGATACAAACAAAAATAAAGAATATATWTCATACGAAAGCATTAATAATAGTRAAGCTATGTATAAAGAAATGTCTTTTAGATTAAATTCCTATAATTTTGGAAAACTATATAGACTAATTTTCCATAGAAAYATAAGAGAATTATTATCTAATTTTCCTCTTATAAAACGCACTACTCCAAAAAATATTTATTATGGCTCTCAGTGGTGGAACTTAACTAATAATGCTATTAAATATATATTAGAKTATACAAAACAAAATCCTAATTTTCTTAAGAGATTTAATTATACTTGGGGAAGTGATGAGTTTTATTTTCAGTCTATACTTCTTAACAGCAAGTTTAAGAATAATTGTATAAAYGATAATTTRAGATATCTTATATGGAATGGCGGAACTCCGTTTAATTTACAAATGAAAGATTATGAGAATATAAAAAACAATATTAACAACAATATATTTGCACGTAAATTTGATGAAGATATTGATAACACTAT